From the genome of Miscanthus floridulus cultivar M001 chromosome 10, ASM1932011v1, whole genome shotgun sequence, one region includes:
- the LOC136485642 gene encoding UPF0481 protein At3g47200-like isoform X2 — translation MESTSTAAWAGPYELQLAMNWTAEEAPADDAQEVWAPAVGHPALQYSSIVDIFGSSCSLQPYVVPASTSSSSSGGPQLLVENNYYAAAAQHHDPTGKGTTTTHEDLSSFEQQMESYMNSPKKLFQERKEEFEDAYNAQFMKQKMHRYPPSIRALDDDGLYTVPRVVAIGPYHHYGGGHLKQAEEVKHAAACHCITESGRSVEEMYGAVISAANDSDARGLYHTDVMAGLGDDDCFLPMMFFDACFLVMYIIKRSGAENYDPTLYDFFESNDNDIAHDIMLLENQIPLQVVDAVMSMCTAEPLERMKKFIARCKDGCLQDRVVPGFPRVDWDEDYYNEAPHLLGLLRFYVVGKRSSSKPKVSPSDLKKMESIPISAGAIELAEMGIFLAANETTELPDMGLARKWIIFAELSMAPLSLNDARASWLVNMAALELCTTPDFFDKKAEFEDSAVCSYLLLLYMLMHREEDVHELRTRGILQGAGLTNKKTLDFFTSLQSLRLGRCYGLVMVQIASYRMNRPWIKLYAFCYRNRKTIAWAGSAIGGFIGIITTLIKLKGAH, via the coding sequence ATGGAATCCACATCCACTGCTGCATGGGCGGGACCTTACGAGCTTCAGCTGGCGATGAACTGGACCGCTGAAGAAGCACCAGCTGATGACGCTCAAGAAGTGTGGGCTCCTGCCGTTGGCCACCCTGCTTTGCAGTATTCGTCCATTGTCGACATATTTGGTTCCTCCTGCAGCCTCCAACCGTATGTCGTCCCTGCTAGCACTAGCAGCAGCTCTAGCGGAGGGCCGCAGCTACTGGTTGAGAACAACTACTACGCTGCGGCCGCACAGCATCACGATCCGACTGGGAAAGGAACGACGACGACACACGAGGATCTGTCGTCGTTTGAGCAGCAAATGGAGAGCTATATGAATAGCCCTAAGAAGCTATTCCAGGAAAGAAAGGAGGAGTTTGAGGATGCATATAATGCCCAATTCATGAAACAGAAGATGCACAGGTACCCTCCAAGCATTCGAGCTCTCGATGATGATGGTCTGTATACCGTCCCGAGGGTGGTGGCCATCGGCCCTTACCACCATTATGGCGGAGGCCATCTGAAGCAGGCGGAGGAGGTGAAGCATGCGGCTGCCTGCCACTGCATCACGGAATCCGGCCGCTCGGTCGAGGAGATGTACGGCGCCGTCATCTCGGCCGCGAATGACAGCGATGCCCGCGGCCTCTACCACACGGACGTGATGGCAGGTCTCGGCGACGACGACTGCTTCCTACCCATGATGTTCTTTGACGCCTGCTTCTTGGTGATGTATATCATTAAGAGGTCGGGCGCAGAGAACTACGACCCGACGCTGTACGATTTCTTCGAGTCCAATGACAATGACATCGCTCATGACATCATGCTGCTTGAGAACCAGATCCCCTTGCAGGTGGTGGACGCCGTCATGAGCATGTGCACGGCCGAGCCCTTGGAGAGAATGAAGAAGTTCATCGCCAGGTGCAAAGATGGCTGTCTGCAAGACCGGGTTGTCCCTGGATTTCCTCGTGTTGACTGGGATGAAGACTACTACAATGAAGCACCGCATCTCCTTGGCCTCCTCCGATTCTACGTTGTAGGAAAAAGAAGCAGCAGCAAACCCAAGGTGTCACCTTCAGATTTAAAGAAAATGGAATCGATACCAATTTCAGCCGGTGCCATCGAGCTTGCCGAAATGGGCATCTTCCTCGCAGCCAACGAAACAACGGAGCTCCCAGACATGGGCCTCGCCAGGAAATGGATCATCTTCGCCGAGCTCTCCATGGCGCCGCTGTCTCTCAACGATGCACGTGCAAGCTGGCTCGTCAACATGGCGGCTCTCGAGCTATGCACGACTCCAGATTTTTTTGATAAAAAGGCGGAATTTGAAGACTCTGCTGTCTGCTCGTACCTCCTCCTGCTCTACATGTTGATGCATCGGGAGGAGGACGTGCATGAGCTGCGAACCAGGGGTATCCTGCAAGGAGCAGGGCTCACCAACAAGAAGACACTCGACTTCTTCACCAGCCTGCAGAGCCTGCGCCTCGGACGCTGCTATGGCCTCGTCATGGTACAGATTGCGAGTTACAGGATGAATAGGCCGTGGATCAAGCTGTACGCGTTTTGCTACAGGAACCGCAAGACCATCGCCTGGGCGGGCTCCGCCATTGGTGGGTTTATCGGTATCATCACGACGCTCATCAAACTCAAGGGCGCCCATTGA
- the LOC136485642 gene encoding UPF0481 protein At3g47200-like isoform X1, translating to MLLAASYILLRAFSLVVGASSAYMESTSTAAWAGPYELQLAMNWTAEEAPADDAQEVWAPAVGHPALQYSSIVDIFGSSCSLQPYVVPASTSSSSSGGPQLLVENNYYAAAAQHHDPTGKGTTTTHEDLSSFEQQMESYMNSPKKLFQERKEEFEDAYNAQFMKQKMHRYPPSIRALDDDGLYTVPRVVAIGPYHHYGGGHLKQAEEVKHAAACHCITESGRSVEEMYGAVISAANDSDARGLYHTDVMAGLGDDDCFLPMMFFDACFLVMYIIKRSGAENYDPTLYDFFESNDNDIAHDIMLLENQIPLQVVDAVMSMCTAEPLERMKKFIARCKDGCLQDRVVPGFPRVDWDEDYYNEAPHLLGLLRFYVVGKRSSSKPKVSPSDLKKMESIPISAGAIELAEMGIFLAANETTELPDMGLARKWIIFAELSMAPLSLNDARASWLVNMAALELCTTPDFFDKKAEFEDSAVCSYLLLLYMLMHREEDVHELRTRGILQGAGLTNKKTLDFFTSLQSLRLGRCYGLVMVQIASYRMNRPWIKLYAFCYRNRKTIAWAGSAIGGFIGIITTLIKLKGAH from the exons A TGCTTCTTGCAGCAAGCTACATACTGCTGCGTGCGTTCAGCTTGGTGGTCGGAGCTAGCAGCGCATATATGGAATCCACATCCACTGCTGCATGGGCGGGACCTTACGAGCTTCAGCTGGCGATGAACTGGACCGCTGAAGAAGCACCAGCTGATGACGCTCAAGAAGTGTGGGCTCCTGCCGTTGGCCACCCTGCTTTGCAGTATTCGTCCATTGTCGACATATTTGGTTCCTCCTGCAGCCTCCAACCGTATGTCGTCCCTGCTAGCACTAGCAGCAGCTCTAGCGGAGGGCCGCAGCTACTGGTTGAGAACAACTACTACGCTGCGGCCGCACAGCATCACGATCCGACTGGGAAAGGAACGACGACGACACACGAGGATCTGTCGTCGTTTGAGCAGCAAATGGAGAGCTATATGAATAGCCCTAAGAAGCTATTCCAGGAAAGAAAGGAGGAGTTTGAGGATGCATATAATGCCCAATTCATGAAACAGAAGATGCACAGGTACCCTCCAAGCATTCGAGCTCTCGATGATGATGGTCTGTATACCGTCCCGAGGGTGGTGGCCATCGGCCCTTACCACCATTATGGCGGAGGCCATCTGAAGCAGGCGGAGGAGGTGAAGCATGCGGCTGCCTGCCACTGCATCACGGAATCCGGCCGCTCGGTCGAGGAGATGTACGGCGCCGTCATCTCGGCCGCGAATGACAGCGATGCCCGCGGCCTCTACCACACGGACGTGATGGCAGGTCTCGGCGACGACGACTGCTTCCTACCCATGATGTTCTTTGACGCCTGCTTCTTGGTGATGTATATCATTAAGAGGTCGGGCGCAGAGAACTACGACCCGACGCTGTACGATTTCTTCGAGTCCAATGACAATGACATCGCTCATGACATCATGCTGCTTGAGAACCAGATCCCCTTGCAGGTGGTGGACGCCGTCATGAGCATGTGCACGGCCGAGCCCTTGGAGAGAATGAAGAAGTTCATCGCCAGGTGCAAAGATGGCTGTCTGCAAGACCGGGTTGTCCCTGGATTTCCTCGTGTTGACTGGGATGAAGACTACTACAATGAAGCACCGCATCTCCTTGGCCTCCTCCGATTCTACGTTGTAGGAAAAAGAAGCAGCAGCAAACCCAAGGTGTCACCTTCAGATTTAAAGAAAATGGAATCGATACCAATTTCAGCCGGTGCCATCGAGCTTGCCGAAATGGGCATCTTCCTCGCAGCCAACGAAACAACGGAGCTCCCAGACATGGGCCTCGCCAGGAAATGGATCATCTTCGCCGAGCTCTCCATGGCGCCGCTGTCTCTCAACGATGCACGTGCAAGCTGGCTCGTCAACATGGCGGCTCTCGAGCTATGCACGACTCCAGATTTTTTTGATAAAAAGGCGGAATTTGAAGACTCTGCTGTCTGCTCGTACCTCCTCCTGCTCTACATGTTGATGCATCGGGAGGAGGACGTGCATGAGCTGCGAACCAGGGGTATCCTGCAAGGAGCAGGGCTCACCAACAAGAAGACACTCGACTTCTTCACCAGCCTGCAGAGCCTGCGCCTCGGACGCTGCTATGGCCTCGTCATGGTACAGATTGCGAGTTACAGGATGAATAGGCCGTGGATCAAGCTGTACGCGTTTTGCTACAGGAACCGCAAGACCATCGCCTGGGCGGGCTCCGCCATTGGTGGGTTTATCGGTATCATCACGACGCTCATCAAACTCAAGGGCGCCCATTGA